A window of Tepidisphaeraceae bacterium contains these coding sequences:
- a CDS encoding LacI family DNA-binding transcriptional regulator, which translates to MRSTAGRFQDIAAALNLSKGTVSRALSGRGDIAQQTRSRVLEVAGSLNYAPRRRRSRGGAASTVSLDRVGLVLGNPCVDLNGVPDPSYVGFHVLTNLERVANDAGVGLMVSFVDASSPALRLDHLRVLRTRDNDAAILVYPFPDAIVERLASVMPVVSLEVLYPNSPEVDVIGPTHALDAMRAVDHLHRLGHRRIAYVGDELATGHRVTQGLRHAGYVSGLARLGMPYRVATDVSTLATVERSKRTIYRRRSPRWLPTG; encoded by the coding sequence ATGCGATCGACAGCGGGACGATTCCAAGACATCGCGGCGGCATTGAACCTGTCCAAGGGCACCGTCTCCCGCGCCCTGAGTGGCCGTGGTGATATTGCGCAACAAACGCGTTCGCGCGTGCTGGAAGTTGCGGGCTCGCTCAACTACGCACCCCGACGTCGGCGCTCGCGCGGTGGTGCAGCCTCAACGGTGTCGCTTGACCGCGTTGGACTGGTGCTCGGCAACCCGTGCGTGGACCTCAACGGCGTGCCGGATCCCAGCTACGTCGGCTTTCACGTCCTTACGAACCTCGAGCGCGTCGCCAACGATGCCGGCGTGGGGCTGATGGTGTCGTTCGTCGATGCGTCATCACCGGCGTTGCGTCTCGACCACCTGCGCGTGCTTCGCACGCGCGATAACGATGCGGCGATCCTCGTTTACCCCTTCCCTGATGCAATCGTGGAACGGCTTGCGTCGGTGATGCCTGTGGTTTCGCTCGAGGTTCTCTACCCGAACTCGCCCGAGGTGGACGTGATCGGCCCGACGCACGCGCTGGACGCCATGCGCGCGGTCGACCACCTGCACCGCCTGGGCCACCGCCGCATTGCGTACGTCGGCGATGAACTTGCGACCGGCCACAGGGTCACGCAGGGCCTGCGGCACGCGGGGTACGTGAGCGGGCTGGCGCGCCTGGGCATGCCGTACCGCGTCGCGACCGACGTGTCAACGTTGGCGACGGTCGAACGGTCGAAAAGAACGATCTACCGGCGGCGGTCGCCGCGCTGGTTGCCGACGGGGTGA
- a CDS encoding YfiR family protein: MLTVALRPGVLEAGEANREYALKAAFLYNFAQFVEWPAGAFESDTAPFVIGVYGDNPFQDALDRAVQGKTASGHPMVVHQFSTTAEVASAHMLFVSAAQGGALDELFAAIGDRPILTVGESNSFPWKGGVIRFYMEDGKVRFEINPEAAQRARLRISSKLMKLARIFKR; encoded by the coding sequence ATGCTGACGGTCGCGTTGCGCCCGGGCGTGCTGGAGGCAGGAGAGGCAAACCGGGAATACGCGTTGAAGGCCGCATTTCTCTACAACTTCGCGCAATTCGTTGAATGGCCCGCCGGTGCCTTTGAGTCCGACACGGCACCGTTCGTCATTGGCGTCTACGGCGACAACCCGTTCCAGGACGCGCTGGACCGCGCCGTTCAGGGGAAGACGGCCAGCGGACACCCGATGGTGGTCCATCAGTTCAGCACGACGGCGGAGGTCGCCAGCGCCCACATGCTGTTCGTATCCGCGGCACAGGGCGGCGCACTCGACGAATTATTTGCCGCAATCGGGGACCGGCCGATCCTGACGGTGGGCGAGAGCAATTCCTTCCCGTGGAAGGGTGGCGTCATCCGCTTCTACATGGAGGACGGAAAGGTGCGTTTCGAGATCAACCCCGAGGCCGCGCAACGCGCCCGCCTGCGGATCAGTTCGAAGCTGATGAAGCTGGCCAGGATATTCAAACGATGA
- a CDS encoding ATP-binding protein, with protein MTASNRPSRPSTLSLLWRRASPQTLRGKLVAISMTSTGVALTIACAASLLFDYQQIRRSLGNEVVLEAQIVGANCTAAISFHDAEAATATLATLAPQERVELAVIYNADGQVLATYARPGYTAEPPVAPPLRDVEFGPGYMLTCQTIELGGKEIGRVLIRADLRGLHAHLRNGALMGGTVLAGAMAFAYLVVARLQRAISGPISTLTETARSVSVDRDYSVRVARINDNGSGELGMLVDCFNEMLSQIQDRDAELETHRGCLEAEVEARTAELTKTNAELTEATRKAEASNAAKTAFLANMSHEIRTPMTAILGYSDLMLSPTQTTSDRVNSLQVIRRNTRHLMELINDILDISKIEAEKMTIESIPCDLAGIVVEVSSMLRPKAMAKQLTMAVDFDGPIPRTVHSDPLRLKQVLMNLVGNAVKFTETGEVTIKVRVERTGTTGRAIFDISDTGIGMTPDQIGRLFRPFTQADESMTRRYGGTGLGLVISQRLSRLMGGDITVTSAPGMGSTFSVQIDTGPLAGVEWLTGLTESTLQPPAIEPSIDEVALSGRILLAEDGYDNQQLISLHLSAAGAQVTIAENGRIAVDKVRSGAFDVVLMDMQMPELDGYGAASELRRRGFTLPIIALTAHAMAGDRKRCLDAGCTDYLTKPVDRGLLLRTVQSYLTKPPEPAVNRRAPVSATIDTSAAPEARETTVLTPNAASYGSDRQNKALAAAVAGFVSRLPARVSTLQGQVADGNLAELKRTLHQLKGAGTGYGFPKITALAAQAERAVVAQQALEEIRAEVDHLVEVIRMVDGYVCAREAHA; from the coding sequence ATGACAGCCTCCAATCGCCCATCCCGACCGTCGACACTGTCACTACTATGGCGGCGCGCCAGCCCGCAAACGCTGCGCGGCAAGCTGGTGGCGATCAGCATGACCAGCACGGGTGTCGCGCTGACGATCGCGTGCGCGGCCTCGCTGTTGTTCGACTATCAGCAAATCCGCCGTTCGCTGGGCAACGAGGTCGTGTTGGAGGCGCAGATCGTCGGCGCCAACTGCACGGCCGCCATCAGCTTTCACGATGCCGAGGCCGCCACCGCCACGTTGGCGACCCTTGCCCCGCAGGAGCGCGTCGAGCTGGCCGTGATCTACAATGCCGACGGCCAAGTGCTGGCGACGTACGCGCGCCCGGGCTACACTGCTGAACCACCTGTCGCCCCACCACTGCGCGATGTGGAATTCGGGCCGGGCTACATGCTGACCTGCCAGACGATCGAACTGGGCGGCAAGGAGATCGGCCGCGTCCTCATTCGCGCCGACCTTCGCGGACTGCACGCTCACCTGCGCAACGGAGCCCTGATGGGCGGGACCGTGCTGGCGGGCGCGATGGCGTTCGCCTACCTGGTCGTTGCGCGCCTGCAGCGCGCCATCTCCGGTCCCATTTCCACGCTCACCGAGACCGCCCGCTCCGTCTCGGTGGACCGCGATTACTCGGTGCGCGTCGCACGCATCAACGATAATGGCTCCGGCGAGCTCGGCATGCTCGTCGATTGCTTTAACGAGATGCTCTCGCAAATTCAGGATCGCGATGCGGAACTGGAAACGCACCGCGGTTGCCTTGAAGCCGAGGTGGAGGCGCGCACCGCCGAGCTGACGAAAACGAACGCCGAGCTGACCGAGGCCACGCGCAAGGCCGAGGCATCCAACGCGGCCAAGACCGCGTTCCTGGCCAACATGAGCCACGAGATCCGCACGCCAATGACGGCGATCCTGGGCTACTCGGACCTCATGCTCTCCCCCACGCAGACCACCAGCGACCGCGTGAACAGCCTGCAGGTGATCCGCCGCAACACGCGCCACCTGATGGAGTTGATCAACGACATCCTCGACATCAGCAAGATCGAGGCCGAGAAGATGACGATCGAGAGCATCCCGTGCGATCTGGCCGGCATCGTGGTCGAGGTCAGCAGCATGCTGCGACCGAAGGCGATGGCCAAGCAGCTGACGATGGCGGTCGACTTCGATGGCCCGATACCGCGCACGGTGCATTCCGACCCGCTGCGCCTCAAGCAGGTGCTGATGAACCTCGTCGGGAACGCGGTGAAGTTCACCGAGACCGGCGAGGTCACGATCAAGGTGCGCGTCGAGCGCACGGGCACCACCGGCCGGGCGATCTTCGACATCAGCGACACCGGAATCGGCATGACGCCCGACCAGATCGGTCGCCTGTTCCGGCCGTTCACGCAGGCCGACGAGTCGATGACGCGCCGGTACGGTGGGACCGGCCTGGGCCTCGTCATCAGCCAGCGATTGTCGCGACTGATGGGCGGCGACATCACCGTCACCTCCGCACCTGGAATGGGTTCGACCTTCTCGGTGCAGATCGATACGGGCCCGCTGGCCGGCGTCGAATGGCTGACCGGACTGACCGAATCCACGTTGCAGCCGCCAGCGATTGAGCCGAGCATCGACGAGGTCGCGCTGTCGGGCCGGATCCTGCTTGCCGAGGACGGGTACGACAACCAGCAGTTGATCTCGCTGCACCTGTCGGCCGCCGGCGCCCAGGTCACGATCGCCGAGAACGGGCGCATCGCCGTCGACAAGGTTCGCAGCGGGGCGTTCGACGTCGTGCTGATGGACATGCAGATGCCCGAGCTGGACGGCTACGGCGCCGCCAGCGAGCTACGGCGGCGCGGGTTCACGTTGCCGATTATCGCGTTGACCGCCCATGCCATGGCCGGCGATCGCAAGCGCTGCCTGGACGCCGGTTGCACCGATTACCTGACAAAACCGGTCGACCGCGGCCTGCTGCTGCGGACGGTCCAATCGTATCTGACCAAGCCCCCGGAACCCGCAGTGAATCGCCGGGCGCCTGTATCCGCGACGATCGATACGTCCGCCGCGCCTGAAGCACGTGAAACGACCGTACTCACGCCGAACGCGGCGTCATACGGTAGCGATCGTCAGAACAAGGCGCTAGCCGCCGCTGTCGCCGGGTTCGTCAGCCGGCTTCCGGCGCGGGTGAGCACGCTGCAGGGCCAGGTCGCCGACGGGAACCTCGCCGAGTTGAAACGCACGCTGCACCAGTTGAAGGGCGCCGGCACCGGCTACGGCTTTCCAAAGATCACGGCGTTGGCCGCCCAAGCGGAGCGGGCCGTCGTCGCCCAGCAGGCGCTTGAGGAGATACGGGCGGAAGTGGATCACCTCGTGGAGGTGATCCGGATGGTCGACGGTTACGTCTGCGCAAGGGAGGCCCATGCCTGA
- a CDS encoding EAL domain-containing protein — protein sequence MPDQKLLVIDDSSDVHELVGVWLIDEPIELLAAYDATSGQAIAREHKPDLILLDVDMPGTNGFELCAQLKANPLTQQVPVVFLTGASTSEEKLRGLDLGAADYIVKPFEPAELRARVRVLLRTQQLLALLAQKATVLEESEARFRVLAENSSDVISRHDADGTYLYVSPACEAVLGYAPDEMIGRRVYEYVHVDDVYAVATCHTDPPSSANGTRRPTATFRFRRKDGAFVWLESTFRPHLRAEDGTFEVHGSARDITARKHQERIEQCRIEVLERVAQNCSFEDVMGCLLSAAEQVKHNAVAGSIALFDGQLHYATEHLPPSVQKMFVAQPYAFAARICSAVANASGDVFVSDIATDPMWDGARDALLAEGFETCWASLIDTGREVLGAFCLYHRDPAQPDAVQASFLRMAGKLAALTIEHHQLTEQLAHRAQHDALTGLPNRVLFEERLQRALVEAARVGRSVTVAFIDVDRFKQINDTLGHHVGDQVLCQVATRVQAMVGPNDTLARMGGDEFAMILTDSGGPEAAERLCRQIIARFKTALDVLGQELIVTLSIGLATAPTDASDSTTLKKSADAALYAVKRAGRDGVQCFVPSMMAGGIDRWDMEVGLTRAIDAGELVLHYQPQVNHQGNIVGLEALVRWMHPRLGMVPPNRFIPIAEETGLIIPIGNWVLREALEQCRRWTQAGVPCVPVAVNVSALQFAQPLFPSQVDAALRDFGIDAGLLKIEVTESSLMRSMQDAAAKLTELRAIGIGLAIDDFGTGYSSLAYLHRLPIDVLKIDRTFVSAIGTSRSADADCKDTTITRAIIELARSLGLSTVAEGVETELQRATLKSLGCDVMQGYLFSKPIPVEPLRDLLCRGRVSRVQDAAVA from the coding sequence ATGCCTGATCAGAAGCTACTGGTCATCGACGACTCGTCGGACGTGCATGAGCTCGTCGGCGTCTGGCTGATAGACGAACCGATCGAACTGCTGGCCGCGTACGATGCAACATCCGGCCAGGCGATTGCGCGCGAGCACAAGCCGGACCTGATCCTGCTTGACGTCGACATGCCCGGCACGAATGGGTTCGAGTTGTGCGCGCAGCTGAAGGCAAACCCGTTGACGCAGCAGGTCCCCGTCGTCTTCCTCACCGGCGCGTCCACCAGCGAGGAGAAGCTGCGCGGCCTGGATCTTGGGGCGGCCGACTACATCGTTAAACCGTTCGAGCCCGCTGAGCTGCGCGCCCGGGTGCGCGTGCTGCTGCGAACGCAACAGCTGCTGGCGCTGCTGGCACAAAAGGCGACCGTACTGGAGGAGAGCGAGGCGCGGTTCCGCGTGCTGGCGGAGAACTCGTCGGACGTGATCTCTCGCCACGACGCGGACGGCACGTATCTGTACGTATCGCCCGCGTGCGAGGCCGTGTTGGGCTACGCGCCGGACGAGATGATCGGCCGGCGCGTGTACGAGTACGTGCATGTGGATGACGTCTACGCCGTTGCGACCTGCCACACGGATCCGCCTTCGAGCGCGAACGGTACCCGCCGCCCCACCGCGACGTTTCGCTTCCGCCGGAAGGACGGGGCGTTCGTCTGGCTCGAATCGACGTTCCGCCCGCACCTGCGCGCCGAGGACGGCACGTTCGAGGTGCATGGCTCGGCCCGGGATATCACGGCGCGCAAGCACCAGGAGCGCATCGAGCAGTGTCGCATTGAGGTGCTAGAACGGGTCGCGCAGAACTGCTCGTTCGAGGACGTGATGGGCTGCCTGCTCAGCGCAGCAGAGCAGGTCAAGCACAACGCGGTAGCCGGTTCGATCGCGCTGTTCGACGGGCAGCTGCACTATGCGACCGAGCACCTGCCCCCCAGCGTCCAGAAGATGTTCGTCGCCCAGCCCTACGCATTTGCCGCCCGCATCTGCAGCGCGGTGGCCAACGCGTCTGGCGACGTGTTCGTCAGCGACATCGCGACCGACCCGATGTGGGACGGCGCGCGCGACGCACTGCTGGCCGAGGGATTCGAGACCTGCTGGGCGTCGCTGATCGATACGGGGCGCGAGGTGCTCGGGGCGTTCTGCCTCTATCACCGGGACCCCGCGCAACCCGACGCGGTGCAGGCGTCGTTCCTGCGCATGGCCGGCAAGTTGGCCGCGCTGACGATCGAACACCACCAGTTGACCGAGCAGCTCGCCCATCGCGCGCAACACGACGCGTTGACCGGGCTGCCCAACCGCGTCCTCTTCGAGGAACGGCTACAGCGCGCGCTGGTCGAGGCGGCGCGCGTCGGCCGCTCAGTTACGGTCGCGTTCATCGACGTCGATCGGTTCAAACAGATCAACGACACGCTCGGCCACCACGTCGGCGACCAAGTGCTGTGCCAGGTGGCGACGCGGGTCCAAGCGATGGTCGGGCCGAACGACACGCTAGCCCGCATGGGCGGCGACGAGTTCGCGATGATCCTGACCGACAGCGGGGGCCCTGAGGCCGCCGAGCGGTTGTGCAGGCAGATCATCGCGCGATTCAAGACCGCGTTGGACGTGCTGGGCCAGGAGTTGATCGTGACGCTCAGCATTGGCCTTGCGACCGCGCCGACCGACGCGTCCGACTCGACGACGTTGAAGAAGAGCGCCGACGCCGCACTGTACGCCGTGAAGCGTGCGGGCCGCGACGGGGTGCAATGCTTCGTCCCCAGCATGATGGCCGGCGGCATCGATCGTTGGGATATGGAGGTCGGGCTGACCCGCGCGATCGACGCGGGCGAACTGGTGCTCCACTACCAACCGCAGGTGAACCATCAGGGGAACATCGTTGGGCTGGAGGCGCTCGTGCGTTGGATGCACCCGCGGCTCGGCATGGTGCCGCCGAACCGGTTCATCCCGATCGCCGAGGAAACCGGCCTGATCATCCCGATCGGCAATTGGGTACTACGCGAGGCATTGGAACAGTGCCGTCGTTGGACCCAGGCCGGCGTGCCGTGCGTACCGGTCGCCGTGAACGTTTCGGCGTTGCAGTTCGCGCAGCCATTGTTCCCGTCTCAAGTCGACGCGGCACTGCGCGACTTCGGGATCGACGCAGGCTTGCTGAAGATCGAGGTGACCGAATCGTCGCTGATGCGGAGCATGCAGGACGCTGCTGCCAAGCTGACCGAGCTGCGTGCGATCGGCATCGGCCTCGCGATCGACGACTTCGGCACCGGGTATTCGTCGCTCGCCTATCTGCATCGCCTGCCGATCGACGTGCTGAAGATCGATCGCACGTTCGTCTCCGCGATCGGCACGTCGCGCTCGGCTGACGCGGACTGTAAAGACACGACGATCACTCGGGCGATCATCGAACTGGCGCGGAGCCTGGGCCTGTCGACGGTCGCCGAAGGAGTAGAAACCGAATTGCAGCGCGCGACGCTAAAGTCGCTCGGCTGCGACGTGATGCAGGGGTACCTCTTCAGCAAACCAATTCCAGTAGAACCATTGAGGGACCTGCTTTGCCGCGGCCGCGTCAGCCGCGTGCAGGACGCCGCCGTGGCTTAA
- a CDS encoding TonB-dependent receptor: MTVTKSANRSRTQHRIIARFLAVAVLVGLGHRSPAFAQSDADMPDATQSPDDLTSMSIEELMELPVVVAAGKRAQSQREAAASVSVVTADEINLMGYRNLAEVLRNQRSFYLHTDGLNWFAGVRGLLRPAEWNARLLVLVDGRPTRENIYGQTHLDQDFLLPIEAYKRVEIVRGPGSALYGSNAVFSVVNIVTKDGADLNGGLIRVQGGTENTARVSALYGLKTDGGWDISGGIAGYTSDGDEDVHFDGISDPLLNFGHVEGWDDERSVTGYLKIKRGEFTAMVDHADRERDSRSATYATSFFEPGTMDESRTNVTLRVDHEIAPGRSIHGMAYYGRSQYRQTLGFTLDPAVSPAIDYNYLTKAHNDWLGLESHYDWQINPKFHLLAGGEVTHSLETSQQDRDDAGFSIDIDKPFSSVALFAEGNWHLTERVTLVAGARVDHVRHVGTMFSPRAAAIVSATKNDTIKLMYGRAFRSPNLYEMFYSSADAYLANPDLDPELVDTYELAWERQLKSGWRTSLGGFFWHMSDAMDSVIFPDGTSQVQNVRDVSARGVEAELQRQWQSGGSFRAHASLTNATDDDGDRLAVSPRYIVGTAIIVPLIGKKTFLSVDAQLVGPMESDLGESTDPSYVTNVVLTSRDFLGTRGLELQAGVYNLFADDARLPHGDSFQHTQPTLNWPGTRAMVGLTYAF; encoded by the coding sequence ATGACGGTAACCAAATCTGCCAACCGCAGCCGAACGCAGCACCGAATTATCGCGAGGTTCCTTGCGGTCGCCGTGCTCGTTGGGCTTGGGCATCGTTCGCCGGCGTTCGCACAGTCCGATGCGGACATGCCCGACGCGACGCAATCGCCAGACGACTTGACCTCGATGAGCATCGAAGAACTGATGGAACTGCCCGTCGTGGTCGCCGCGGGCAAACGGGCGCAGTCGCAGCGGGAAGCCGCGGCATCGGTGAGCGTGGTGACGGCCGACGAGATCAACCTGATGGGCTACCGCAACCTCGCCGAGGTCTTGCGGAACCAGCGCAGCTTCTACCTGCACACCGATGGCCTCAACTGGTTCGCCGGCGTGCGCGGCCTGCTTCGGCCGGCCGAGTGGAACGCGCGATTGCTCGTGCTGGTCGACGGCCGCCCGACCCGCGAGAACATCTACGGTCAAACGCACCTCGACCAGGACTTCCTCCTGCCCATCGAGGCGTACAAACGCGTCGAAATCGTCCGCGGTCCCGGATCGGCACTGTACGGCAGCAACGCCGTGTTCAGCGTCGTCAACATCGTCACCAAGGACGGCGCCGACCTGAACGGCGGCCTGATCCGCGTCCAGGGTGGCACCGAGAACACGGCCCGCGTGTCGGCGTTGTACGGCCTGAAGACCGACGGTGGATGGGACATCAGCGGCGGCATCGCCGGCTACACGAGTGACGGGGACGAGGACGTCCACTTCGACGGCATCAGCGACCCGCTGCTGAACTTCGGCCACGTTGAAGGCTGGGACGACGAGCGCTCGGTCACCGGATATCTGAAGATCAAGCGTGGCGAGTTCACGGCCATGGTGGATCACGCCGATCGCGAGCGCGACAGCCGGTCGGCGACGTACGCCACGTCGTTCTTCGAGCCCGGCACGATGGACGAGTCGCGCACGAACGTCACGCTGCGCGTCGACCACGAGATCGCGCCCGGGCGAAGCATTCACGGGATGGCGTATTACGGCCGGTCGCAGTACCGCCAGACGCTTGGCTTCACGCTCGATCCGGCGGTGTCGCCGGCCATCGATTACAATTACTTGACGAAGGCGCACAACGACTGGCTGGGGTTGGAGTCGCACTACGACTGGCAGATCAACCCGAAGTTTCACCTGCTGGCTGGCGGCGAGGTGACGCACTCGCTGGAGACGTCACAGCAGGACCGTGACGATGCTGGATTCTCGATCGACATCGATAAGCCGTTCTCGTCGGTCGCGTTGTTCGCCGAGGGAAATTGGCACCTGACCGAGCGGGTGACGCTCGTCGCCGGCGCCCGCGTCGACCACGTGCGGCACGTCGGCACGATGTTCAGCCCGCGGGCCGCCGCGATCGTGTCGGCGACGAAGAACGACACGATCAAGCTGATGTACGGCCGCGCGTTTCGCTCGCCCAACCTGTACGAGATGTTCTACAGTTCGGCCGACGCATACCTGGCCAACCCTGACCTTGATCCGGAACTCGTCGACACCTACGAACTCGCTTGGGAACGGCAGTTAAAGAGCGGGTGGCGCACGTCGCTGGGTGGCTTCTTCTGGCACATGTCCGACGCGATGGACAGCGTGATCTTCCCCGACGGCACCTCGCAGGTGCAGAACGTGCGCGACGTGAGCGCCCGAGGCGTGGAGGCCGAGTTGCAACGCCAATGGCAATCCGGCGGCAGCTTCCGCGCCCACGCCAGCCTGACCAATGCCACCGATGACGACGGTGACCGCCTCGCCGTCTCGCCGCGGTACATCGTGGGCACGGCGATCATCGTCCCGCTGATCGGCAAGAAGACGTTCCTGTCGGTGGACGCGCAACTGGTCGGCCCGATGGAGTCCGACCTCGGCGAATCGACCGACCCCAGCTACGTCACCAACGTGGTGCTCACCTCACGCGACTTCCTCGGCACCCGCGGGCTGGAGCTGCAAGCCGGCGTCTACAACCTGTTCGCCGACGACGCTCGACTGCCCCACGGCGACAGTTTCCAACACACCCAGCCCACCCTGAACTGGCCCGGCACTCGCGCCATGGTCGGCCTGACGTACGCGTTCTAA